The following proteins are encoded in a genomic region of Acidobacteriota bacterium:
- a CDS encoding protein kinase, translating to MPRCARCFGEVHELAVFCQGCGQPHAPVFDQLLNRVIGERYQIYRRLDQGGLSAVFTAIDLPTDQIVVVKISDPSQLAKRELTYALAAAEARRYWAEMLERMRREAEALTQIQHRHIVRLYDTGTLNADLRYVVMEYLRGRTLRAELAARQKLPLNEALQIAIALADALREIHSRGIVHRDLNPRNVMLCDEPELPAGPATIKLIDFGIAKFPQPPGAPPFTQHSILSGTVSYASPEQCQNQPLDQRTDLYSLGVVLYEMVTGERPFTGRTPTEIALKQIQAQPQAPRELTPDLPLSLETAILRALAKNPAERQEHIGEFAAELRAIAQRLVVPFPEKSTAANLPLLLSPAPAMVAMSPLDEMHAPVLAQTQTDEIEAPIFSAYPATTKTPRRKLAYAAALLVLLTTAAFLAKDRWGKTLPAKLEELALNYPLATPTATPLLIDREFATPTPPTVVTEPTLSAPEAEMAQAHAAFSFPQLWNRVKTLAKPPSANPLGPKVAQPTAVTKIPSPTFAVTPAFNLPEPIHAPAAPDVTESISAPEKPNTASDYAMRPRRQREPAAFEPAPENSVPGNVEEGVNGSAAPVEEEAHAGREFSPKVIAWSGAVSGERVIRLEMPGVPGRIEIPRSYRHRIGIVESPNLENRWRLAVLRIFGRGECSIILRWWPRGR from the coding sequence ATGCCACGTTGCGCGCGTTGTTTTGGCGAGGTGCATGAACTCGCCGTCTTCTGTCAGGGTTGCGGGCAGCCACACGCCCCGGTGTTTGATCAACTGCTCAATCGCGTCATCGGCGAACGCTATCAAATCTACCGCCGCCTGGATCAAGGAGGCCTTTCCGCCGTCTTCACCGCCATTGATTTACCGACCGACCAAATCGTCGTCGTCAAAATCAGTGATCCGAGTCAATTGGCCAAACGCGAATTGACTTATGCGCTGGCCGCCGCAGAGGCGCGCCGTTATTGGGCCGAAATGCTCGAACGCATGCGGCGTGAGGCCGAGGCGCTCACCCAGATTCAGCATCGCCATATCGTGCGCCTCTACGACACGGGCACGCTCAATGCCGATTTGCGCTATGTCGTGATGGAGTATTTGCGAGGCCGCACCTTGCGCGCCGAATTGGCTGCGCGCCAAAAACTCCCGCTGAACGAAGCCTTGCAAATCGCCATCGCCTTGGCCGACGCGCTGCGCGAGATTCATTCGCGCGGCATCGTGCATCGCGACCTCAACCCGCGCAATGTCATGTTGTGCGACGAACCGGAACTGCCAGCCGGCCCAGCCACGATCAAGTTGATTGATTTCGGCATCGCCAAATTCCCCCAGCCGCCGGGCGCGCCGCCGTTCACGCAACATTCGATTTTGAGTGGAACCGTGTCTTACGCTTCACCCGAACAATGTCAAAATCAACCGCTCGATCAACGCACCGATCTCTATTCGCTGGGTGTTGTGCTTTACGAAATGGTCACCGGGGAGCGTCCCTTCACGGGCCGCACGCCCACTGAGATTGCGCTCAAACAGATTCAAGCCCAGCCGCAAGCGCCGCGCGAATTAACGCCGGACTTGCCGCTCAGTCTGGAAACCGCCATCCTGCGCGCACTGGCGAAAAATCCCGCCGAGCGGCAGGAACACATCGGAGAATTCGCCGCTGAATTACGCGCCATCGCCCAACGCCTCGTCGTGCCCTTCCCGGAGAAGTCTACCGCAGCCAACTTGCCCTTGCTGCTTAGCCCAGCTCCGGCAATGGTTGCGATGTCGCCTCTTGATGAAATGCACGCGCCGGTTTTGGCGCAGACCCAAACAGATGAGATTGAGGCTCCCATCTTTTCAGCGTATCCAGCCACAACAAAAACGCCGCGCCGCAAACTGGCGTATGCGGCGGCGTTGCTGGTGTTGCTCACCACTGCCGCGTTTTTAGCCAAAGATCGCTGGGGCAAAACCTTGCCTGCCAAGCTGGAAGAGTTGGCGCTGAATTACCCGCTGGCAACGCCGACCGCCACGCCGCTCTTGATAGACCGGGAATTCGCCACGCCCACGCCGCCCACAGTGGTCACCGAACCAACCCTGTCCGCACCGGAAGCGGAGATGGCGCAGGCCCACGCGGCCTTTTCATTCCCCCAGTTGTGGAACCGCGTCAAGACTCTCGCCAAGCCTCCATCCGCCAACCCCCTGGGGCCAAAGGTGGCGCAACCAACTGCCGTAACGAAGATTCCGTCGCCCACATTCGCCGTCACGCCAGCGTTCAACCTGCCCGAACCAATCCATGCGCCAGCCGCGCCGGATGTCACCGAAAGCATCTCGGCACCGGAAAAGCCCAACACTGCCTCTGACTACGCGATGCGTCCGCGCCGCCAGCGCGAGCCAGCCGCGTTTGAGCCAGCGCCCGAAAACTCCGTGCCCGGCAATGTGGAAGAAGGCGTGAATGGGAGTGCAGCCCCGGTCGAGGAAGAGGCGCATGCTGGCCGCGAATTCTCGCCGAAAGTGATCGCCTGGAGCGGCGCGGTCAGTGGCGAGCGCGTCATACGGTTGGAAATGCCCGGCGTCCCCGGGCGCATCGAAATCCCGCGCAGCTATCGCCACCGCATTGGCATCGTCGAATCACCCAATTTGGAAAATCGCTGGCGCTTGGCGGTGCTGCGCATCTTCGGGCGTGGCGAATGTTCGATCATTCTGCGCTGGTGGCCGCGCGGACGCTGA
- a CDS encoding DUF393 domain-containing protein gives MKEPRRLEPGQDYILFDGDCGICSYSAEVAQQIDQRRQFVIEPYQAIAEAELQRYGISNNACDRKVQVITRRGRVYAGAFAVNYLLWQRWPWRLLILLIYAVPVLLVCEVIGYALVARNRQRLSRWFGLKACLLKR, from the coding sequence ATGAAAGAACCGCGTAGGCTTGAACCTGGCCAGGACTATATACTGTTTGATGGCGATTGCGGCATCTGTTCGTATTCAGCCGAGGTCGCGCAACAGATAGATCAGCGCCGGCAATTCGTGATTGAGCCATATCAGGCAATCGCCGAAGCAGAGTTACAACGCTACGGCATCAGCAATAACGCTTGTGATCGTAAAGTCCAAGTCATTACGCGGCGAGGCCGGGTCTATGCTGGGGCTTTCGCGGTGAATTACCTGCTCTGGCAACGCTGGCCCTGGCGCTTGTTGATCTTATTGATTTACGCCGTGCCGGTGTTATTGGTCTGTGAAGTCATTGGGTATGCGCTGGTCGCGCGCAATCGGCAGCGCCTCTCGCGCTGGTTTGGCTTAAAAGCCTGTTTACTCAAACGTTGA
- a CDS encoding DUF2071 domain-containing protein, which translates to MQAKPFLTAEWRFLAMLNYEVDARLLFPFLPRGTELDYWQERCYISMVGFLFLNTRLLGLPIPFHRNFEEINLRFYVRRKAPDGWRRGVVFIKEIVPRRAIATLARLVYNENYVARPMRHKVQRGPEDAALLVPNSAVEYGWREGHAWQRLRVNITDAPQPPSSGSEAEFITEHYWGYAAQRDGSCVEYQVEHPPWLVWQAQSSLFECDVARVYGPQFVDTLSGKPFSAFVAAGSPIVVRRGVRL; encoded by the coding sequence ATGCAAGCCAAACCTTTTCTGACGGCTGAATGGCGCTTCCTGGCGATGCTCAACTATGAAGTGGACGCGCGCCTTCTATTCCCTTTCCTACCACGCGGCACCGAGTTGGACTACTGGCAAGAGCGCTGTTACATCAGTATGGTTGGCTTCCTTTTCTTAAATACGCGGCTGCTGGGTCTGCCGATACCCTTTCATCGCAATTTCGAGGAAATCAATTTGCGCTTCTATGTGCGGCGCAAAGCACCCGATGGTTGGCGACGCGGCGTGGTTTTCATCAAAGAAATTGTGCCTCGGCGCGCCATCGCCACACTGGCCCGCCTGGTTTATAACGAAAACTATGTCGCCCGCCCAATGCGGCACAAGGTGCAACGCGGCCCAGAGGATGCCGCATTATTAGTGCCGAACAGTGCCGTCGAATATGGCTGGCGCGAAGGCCACGCCTGGCAGCGGTTGCGCGTCAACATTACGGACGCTCCGCAACCGCCAAGCAGCGGTTCCGAGGCGGAATTCATCACGGAACATTATTGGGGCTATGCCGCACAACGCGACGGTAGTTGCGTTGAATACCAAGTCGAACATCCGCCGTGGCTGGTTTGGCAGGCGCAATCGTCATTGTTTGAATGCGACGTGGCGCGCGTGTATGGCCCGCAATTTGTCGACACCCTCAGCGGCAAGCCCTTTTCCGCGTTTGTTGCCGCCGGTTCACCCATCGTCGTGCGGCGAGGAGTTCGGTTATGA
- a CDS encoding DoxX family protein: MLRFLFTTSSTLAMLPIRLALGLIFLGHGSQKVFGAFGGRGFDAWINTPVQINLPAGTPTLRFWLSCAAFAELIGGAMVLFGFMTRIGAVLLSIVMFVALYFVHWRYGFFLHDNGTDGIEYVMALFCCCMALLWEGGGRASVDGSLWPKA, translated from the coding sequence ATGCTGCGCTTCCTGTTCACCACGTCTTCAACATTGGCAATGTTGCCGATACGCCTCGCGTTGGGTTTGATTTTCCTGGGGCACGGTTCACAAAAAGTTTTTGGCGCCTTTGGCGGGCGCGGGTTCGATGCCTGGATCAACACACCCGTGCAGATCAACTTACCGGCAGGCACACCCACTTTGCGTTTTTGGCTCTCTTGCGCAGCCTTTGCCGAATTGATTGGCGGTGCGATGGTGTTGTTCGGGTTTATGACCCGTATCGGCGCAGTTCTCTTGAGCATCGTGATGTTTGTGGCGCTTTACTTTGTGCACTGGCGCTATGGCTTCTTTCTACACGATAACGGAACCGATGGCATCGAATATGTGATGGCGCTCTTTTGCTGTTGTATGGCTTTACTCTGGGAAGGCGGGGGCCGCGCTTCGGTAGACGGCAGCTTATGGCCAAAAGCGTAA
- a CDS encoding HYR domain-containing protein, giving the protein MRVFGQEGRGQERAVAVAGVISGTVFQDYNYNGKRDTGATLTNNGQGTVGTAVDTGVAGVTVTAFDPSNIAVGTATSGADGSYSLNALGNGPYRIEFTNLPTGYFPAPVGDNTQSNVRFVSGVSAGNIDFGVVVPSTYCQDNPTLVTSCYVGGPQTSGNPVVVSFPYSAGSTRMSGGPPFSDFDAPAHANLTTDRQVGTLWGVAYARGAKTLYFSSFMKKHAGFGPSGPGAIYTINPANGSPSLFFNAGAAVGANPHDLNDFDRDNGNVAWDAVGKVAFGGVALNGPETRLYAMNLAERALYEFPTDVPPTAVNIRKQAVPATLPGCPSADDVRPFAVHWNEGRLYVGLTCTAESTVTGAAPDGDASKLAAYVYTVDPATLAFSAQPVFQAALNYPRGCADSAQLGQGACVPAAWRAWSKVFRTIGTDQRGIYPQPWLTDIAFDRGNLILGLRDRSGDQFGNFTLDDPRSSTRIYGVSAGDTLRASGNLANGWTLESNGRSGGNGTGPQNNGQGPGGAEFYFQDFYVPFNDENGIGGLLQVPGFPDVVVNSADPIPIFDNETLFDGGTLWHNNTSGARSKTYRVFDGTTALDIFGKANGLGDLVALCDPAPLEIGNRIWRDTNGNGIQDADEAGLAGVKVELYKNGIKVGETTTSASGTYYFNNANVPGGVLPQMNYEIRIDKTQAALVGLSLTKPDADSGDIRDSDATMVGNNAVISVTTGTAGQNNHDYDAGFLAQPTIVCPPNQTVCATAGGNTATVNYPGPTATNANSVSCNPAAGSSFPVGTTTVTCTATNTAGSVSCSFTVTVNPQPTITCGADITAVAASAGGTAVTYPAPTANNATSVMCSPASGSNFPVGMTTVTCNAANDCGTATCSFKVTVTAPPTIVCPPNQTVCATTSAGCQTFAVPALTHGFTTNAQLPQGDHFLLPQPFSFTVPQSTPGLNIFQVNPANFGGSISGVGGFDGTAPQGVSYATPNGRFTALSCTDSIWDFSFVVASTGATVGDTVTFFTQGASGSPSFNIVTLTVEAGGVRVTALNALVTLNLNSRLATSGKLAVGDLIPSAAAAGSAGSRTGLLTLSYLMQAGSPLDACLQLGMSINRGAGAGAVALLVTDVIVRRNEVAGDRARTQTGLLGGLTGGYPTGLVCPLVCPPCQVQGSGAVVNYPAPTTTNATGVVCNPPSGSSFPLGVTTVTCTASNAAGNASCSFTVTVKSPPTITCPADITATAPGATGMTITYPAPTATNATTVTCTPASGTNFPVGMTTVTCTATNDCGTVTCSFKVTVNQPVKCDTLCYRAPQWWLLNLDRMPGGNVLIAGVNGNQSVNTSQRRTIELALRGNPFGFALTPRQALNQEYVAAQLNVMSAGGNGSAVVANSMWTNLSCYGIDIPTTTLSNGAVITSGSMVKELYMQITLAIQERREVDFLPLARLLDLLNGNDPRGFCN; this is encoded by the coding sequence ATGCGGGTGTTTGGTCAGGAAGGCCGGGGGCAGGAAAGAGCGGTGGCAGTGGCGGGGGTGATTAGCGGGACGGTTTTTCAGGATTACAACTACAACGGCAAGCGGGACACTGGTGCTACGCTTACCAACAATGGCCAGGGCACCGTCGGCACAGCGGTGGATACCGGTGTGGCCGGGGTGACGGTGACGGCTTTTGATCCGAGCAACATTGCGGTCGGCACGGCCACCAGCGGAGCAGACGGCTCCTATTCGCTGAATGCCCTGGGAAACGGGCCGTATCGCATCGAATTCACCAACCTACCGACGGGTTATTTCCCCGCGCCGGTGGGCGACAACACACAATCGAATGTGCGGTTTGTGTCCGGCGTCAGCGCTGGCAACATAGATTTTGGCGTGGTCGTGCCGTCCACGTATTGCCAGGACAATCCAACCCTGGTGACCAGTTGTTATGTCGGCGGCCCGCAAACCAGTGGCAACCCGGTGGTGGTCTCTTTTCCTTACTCGGCTGGTTCGACGCGCATGAGTGGCGGGCCGCCCTTCAGCGATTTTGATGCGCCCGCGCACGCCAATCTGACGACGGATCGGCAAGTCGGCACGCTCTGGGGCGTGGCGTATGCACGCGGAGCCAAGACGCTTTATTTCAGCTCCTTCATGAAAAAACACGCTGGCTTTGGCCCGTCTGGGCCGGGAGCGATCTATACGATTAACCCCGCCAACGGCAGTCCGAGCTTGTTCTTCAACGCAGGCGCTGCGGTGGGCGCCAATCCGCACGACTTGAACGATTTTGATCGCGACAACGGCAATGTGGCCTGGGATGCCGTCGGCAAAGTTGCCTTCGGCGGGGTGGCACTCAATGGCCCTGAAACGCGGCTCTATGCCATGAATCTGGCCGAGCGCGCGCTCTATGAATTCCCGACCGATGTGCCGCCCACAGCCGTCAACATTCGCAAGCAGGCCGTGCCCGCGACTCTGCCCGGTTGTCCGAGCGCCGATGACGTGCGCCCGTTTGCCGTGCATTGGAACGAAGGCCGTTTGTATGTCGGGTTGACCTGTACAGCGGAAAGCACCGTGACCGGCGCCGCGCCTGATGGCGATGCCAGCAAATTGGCGGCGTATGTTTACACCGTTGATCCGGCGACGCTGGCCTTCAGCGCGCAGCCCGTCTTCCAGGCGGCGTTGAATTATCCGCGTGGTTGTGCCGACAGCGCGCAATTGGGGCAGGGCGCTTGTGTCCCGGCGGCCTGGCGGGCGTGGTCAAAAGTTTTTCGCACCATCGGCACCGACCAGCGCGGGATTTATCCGCAACCCTGGCTGACCGACATTGCCTTTGATCGGGGCAACCTGATTCTGGGTTTGCGCGATCGTTCCGGCGATCAGTTCGGCAACTTCACGCTGGATGATCCCCGCAGCAGCACGCGCATTTACGGTGTCTCGGCGGGCGATACCTTGCGGGCGAGCGGCAATCTGGCGAATGGCTGGACGCTCGAAAGCAATGGCCGCAGCGGCGGCAATGGCACTGGCCCGCAGAACAATGGGCAAGGGCCGGGCGGCGCTGAGTTCTACTTCCAGGATTTCTATGTGCCTTTCAACGATGAGAATGGCATCGGCGGCTTGCTGCAAGTGCCGGGCTTCCCGGATGTCGTGGTCAATTCGGCAGACCCGATTCCCATCTTTGACAACGAGACGCTCTTTGACGGCGGCACGCTCTGGCACAACAACACGAGCGGCGCGCGCAGCAAAACTTATCGCGTCTTTGACGGCACGACGGCGCTCGACATTTTCGGCAAGGCCAACGGCCTGGGCGATCTGGTGGCGCTGTGCGATCCCGCGCCGCTCGAAATCGGCAACCGTATCTGGCGCGACACCAATGGCAATGGCATACAGGATGCCGACGAAGCGGGCCTTGCGGGTGTCAAGGTTGAGTTGTACAAAAACGGCATCAAGGTTGGCGAGACGACGACCAGCGCCTCGGGCACGTATTACTTCAACAATGCGAACGTGCCGGGCGGCGTGCTGCCGCAGATGAATTACGAAATCCGGATTGATAAAACGCAGGCTGCCCTGGTGGGTCTGTCGTTGACCAAGCCGGATGCCGACAGCGGCGATATTCGTGATTCTGATGCGACGATGGTTGGCAATAACGCCGTGATCAGCGTGACGACCGGAACCGCCGGTCAGAACAATCATGATTACGACGCTGGGTTCCTGGCGCAGCCGACCATTGTTTGCCCGCCTAATCAAACGGTCTGTGCCACGGCGGGCGGCAACACGGCGACGGTGAACTATCCGGGGCCGACGGCGACCAACGCCAACAGTGTGAGTTGCAATCCGGCTGCTGGTTCGAGCTTCCCAGTTGGCACGACGACGGTGACTTGTACCGCGACCAATACGGCGGGCAGTGTGAGTTGCAGCTTTACCGTGACCGTCAATCCGCAACCCACGATCACTTGTGGCGCTGACATTACGGCAGTGGCCGCTAGTGCAGGCGGCACGGCGGTGACGTACCCTGCGCCGACCGCGAACAATGCGACGAGCGTAATGTGCAGTCCCGCTTCGGGGTCGAACTTCCCGGTGGGGATGACCACGGTCACGTGCAACGCGGCCAATGATTGCGGCACGGCGACGTGCAGCTTCAAGGTGACGGTTACCGCGCCACCGACGATTGTCTGTCCGCCGAATCAAACGGTTTGTGCGACCACCAGCGCAGGTTGCCAGACCTTTGCCGTGCCCGCGTTGACGCACGGCTTCACAACGAACGCGCAGTTGCCGCAGGGCGATCACTTCCTGCTGCCGCAACCGTTCAGCTTCACCGTGCCGCAAAGCACGCCAGGGTTGAATATCTTCCAGGTCAATCCGGCCAACTTCGGCGGCTCCATTTCGGGTGTCGGCGGATTTGATGGCACGGCGCCGCAAGGCGTTAGCTATGCGACGCCGAATGGCCGCTTCACGGCCTTGTCGTGCACTGACAGCATTTGGGATTTCAGCTTCGTGGTGGCGAGTACAGGTGCGACAGTGGGCGACACGGTGACCTTCTTTACGCAAGGCGCGAGTGGTTCGCCTTCGTTTAACATCGTGACGCTGACCGTTGAAGCGGGTGGCGTGCGTGTCACTGCGCTCAACGCGCTGGTCACGCTCAATCTGAATAGCCGGTTGGCGACGAGCGGCAAGCTTGCAGTGGGTGATCTGATTCCGTCCGCGGCGGCGGCGGGCAGCGCCGGTTCACGCACAGGCTTGTTGACGCTGTCCTATCTGATGCAAGCCGGTTCGCCGCTCGACGCCTGTTTGCAACTGGGCATGTCCATCAATCGCGGCGCGGGCGCGGGCGCGGTGGCGTTGCTCGTCACCGACGTAATCGTCCGGCGCAATGAAGTGGCGGGCGACCGGGCGCGCACGCAAACCGGTTTGCTCGGCGGGTTGACGGGCGGCTATCCAACGGGCCTGGTTTGCCCGCTGGTCTGTCCGCCATGCCAGGTGCAGGGCAGTGGGGCGGTGGTCAATTATCCCGCGCCCACGACGACCAATGCGACGGGAGTAGTTTGTAATCCGCCGTCGGGTTCCAGCTTCCCGTTGGGCGTCACGACTGTGACTTGTACAGCGAGCAATGCGGCAGGCAATGCCTCATGTAGCTTCACCGTCACGGTCAAATCGCCGCCGACCATCACTTGCCCGGCGGACATCACGGCGACGGCGCCGGGTGCGACGGGGATGACGATCACCTATCCCGCGCCGACCGCGACCAATGCGACCACGGTGACCTGCACACCGGCTTCCGGCACGAACTTCCCGGTCGGCATGACCACGGTGACCTGTACCGCGACCAACGATTGCGGCACGGTGACGTGCAGCTTCAAGGTGACGGTCAACCAACCGGTCAAGTGCGATACGCTCTGTTATCGCGCGCCGCAATGGTGGTTGCTGAATCTGGATCGTATGCCGGGCGGCAACGTGCTGATCGCAGGTGTGAATGGCAATCAGTCCGTCAACACCAGCCAACGCCGCACGATTGAGTTGGCCTTGCGTGGCAATCCCTTCGGATTTGCTTTGACGCCACGCCAGGCCCTCAACCAGGAGTACGTGGCGGCCCAGTTGAACGTCATGAGCGCGGGCGGCAATGGCTCAGCGGTGGTGGCGAACTCGATGTGGACCAACCTGAGTTGTTACGGGATTGACATCCCGACCACGACACTCAGCAATGGAGCGGTGATTACATCGGGTTCGATGGTCAAGGAACTGTATATGCAGATCACCTTGGCGATTCAGGAACGCCGCGAAGTTGATTTTCTGCCGTTGGCACGGTTGCTGGACTTGCTCAACGGCAACGACCCACGCGGTTTTTGTAACTGA
- a CDS encoding zinc-dependent metalloprotease: MQKIDGYLPLYWDAANGKLWLEIAQFNTEFLYQVSLPAGIGSNPIGLDRGQLGGTYVVAFERVGPKVLMMQPNYRYRALSNDAAERRAVADSFARSVLWGFKVEASEGNRVLVDATAFFLRDAHGVIERLRGARQGSFRFDETRSTFYLPRTKGFPKNSEIETIITLAADDPGGLVRGVAPTAQAVTVRQHHSFVELPDANYQPRNYDPRVSAMPMMFYDYASPFDTPIEQRWIRRHRLQKKDPNAAMSEPVKPIVYYVDNGVPEPIRSALVEGASWWNQAFEAAGFRNAFQVKVLPEDADPMDVRYNMINWVHRSTRGWSYGASVSDPRTGEIIKGNVSLGSLRIRQDVMLGTGMIPPLMASTDGGGLENYCEAAYSPDVDYLATATTGDPVTDSTAMALARIRQLSAHEVGHTLGFAHNFAASSYNRGSVMDYPAPWVEIKNGKLDLSNAYAVGIGAFDKYAVNFAYAQFAVGADEKGELEKIIQKGIANGLLFIDDGDARGVGTAHPLASVWDNGADAIATLRHELDVRRIGLRDFGLNSIANGQPLSALEAKLLPLYLHHRYQLIAAAKSLGGLYFSYVVKTAQGPSPAKFREVVSAARQREALKALLETLNVEELTIPQRILALIPPVATGFEGGTAEYFGRRTDPAFDPLGAAAIAADLTLGALLEPSRAARLQAFHAEHSANPDFKEVADAIVSATWKAPRPAQAQQVAIAETVQSQVVTRLMELAANGEASAQVRAAANQVLRELSAWLGTPAAIKLNPAHRNTALEDIKRFLNRPDATFKATTPLPTPPGDPIGAAGRQP, from the coding sequence ATCGCTATCGCGCGCTCAGCAATGACGCCGCCGAACGGCGTGCCGTGGCCGATTCGTTTGCGCGTTCGGTGCTCTGGGGCTTCAAGGTCGAGGCCAGTGAGGGCAATCGCGTGTTGGTAGACGCGACGGCTTTCTTCCTGCGCGATGCCCACGGCGTGATCGAACGCTTGCGCGGCGCGCGCCAGGGGAGTTTCCGCTTTGATGAAACGCGCAGCACGTTTTATCTGCCGCGCACCAAAGGCTTCCCAAAAAATTCTGAGATCGAAACGATCATCACCTTGGCGGCGGATGACCCCGGCGGATTGGTGCGTGGCGTTGCGCCGACCGCGCAAGCCGTGACCGTGCGCCAGCATCATTCGTTTGTCGAATTGCCGGATGCCAATTACCAGCCGCGCAATTATGACCCGCGTGTCAGCGCCATGCCGATGATGTTTTATGACTACGCCTCGCCCTTTGACACGCCGATTGAGCAGCGCTGGATTCGGCGGCATCGCTTGCAGAAAAAAGACCCGAACGCGGCGATGTCGGAGCCGGTGAAACCGATTGTGTATTACGTGGACAACGGCGTGCCCGAGCCGATTCGCAGCGCGCTGGTGGAAGGTGCGTCGTGGTGGAATCAGGCGTTTGAGGCAGCCGGATTCAGGAATGCTTTCCAAGTCAAAGTGCTGCCAGAAGACGCCGACCCGATGGATGTGCGTTACAACATGATCAATTGGGTGCACCGTTCGACGCGCGGCTGGTCGTATGGCGCATCCGTTTCCGATCCGCGCACGGGCGAGATCATCAAGGGCAACGTCTCGCTCGGTTCGCTGCGCATTCGGCAAGACGTGATGCTGGGTACGGGGATGATTCCGCCGCTGATGGCTTCGACAGACGGAGGCGGGCTGGAAAATTATTGCGAAGCCGCCTATTCACCGGATGTGGATTATCTGGCGACCGCCACGACGGGCGATCCGGTGACCGATTCGACCGCAATGGCCTTGGCCCGCATCCGTCAACTGTCGGCGCACGAGGTCGGCCACACGTTGGGCTTCGCGCACAACTTCGCGGCCAGTTCTTACAATCGCGGTTCGGTGATGGATTACCCCGCGCCCTGGGTCGAGATCAAAAACGGCAAGCTGGATTTGTCGAATGCCTACGCCGTGGGCATCGGCGCGTTCGACAAGTATGCAGTCAATTTTGCCTACGCCCAATTTGCGGTGGGCGCGGATGAAAAGGGTGAGTTGGAAAAGATCATTCAGAAGGGAATTGCCAACGGGTTGCTTTTCATTGACGACGGCGACGCGCGCGGCGTGGGCACGGCGCATCCGCTGGCGAGCGTCTGGGACAATGGCGCGGATGCGATTGCGACCTTGCGGCACGAACTGGATGTGCGGCGCATCGGGCTGCGCGATTTTGGCTTAAACAGCATCGCCAACGGGCAGCCGCTCTCAGCGCTCGAAGCCAAATTGCTGCCGCTCTATCTGCATCATCGTTATCAATTGATCGCGGCGGCGAAATCGCTGGGCGGCTTGTATTTCAGCTACGTCGTGAAAACAGCGCAGGGGCCGAGTCCGGCCAAATTCCGCGAGGTCGTGTCCGCCGCGCGCCAGCGCGAAGCATTGAAGGCTTTGCTTGAGACGCTGAACGTTGAAGAGTTGACGATCCCGCAACGCATCCTTGCTTTGATTCCGCCCGTGGCGACGGGCTTTGAAGGCGGCACGGCAGAGTATTTCGGGCGGCGCACCGACCCGGCCTTTGATCCGCTGGGGGCCGCCGCGATTGCCGCCGACCTCACCCTGGGCGCGTTGCTCGAACCCAGCCGCGCGGCACGCTTGCAGGCCTTTCACGCCGAGCACAGCGCCAATCCGGATTTCAAAGAAGTGGCCGATGCCATTGTCAGCGCGACCTGGAAAGCTCCGCGTCCGGCCCAGGCGCAGCAGGTGGCAATCGCAGAAACGGTGCAGTCGCAAGTGGTCACGCGGTTGATGGAATTGGCGGCGAATGGCGAGGCCTCTGCGCAAGTGCGCGCGGCGGCCAATCAGGTGTTGCGTGAATTGTCGGCCTGGCTCGGCACACCCGCCGCAATCAAACTCAATCCGGCGCACCGCAATACGGCGCTAGAAGACATCAAGCGGTTCTTGAATCGGCCCGACGCGACCTTCAAGGCGACGACACCGTTGCCGACTCCGCCGGGCGATCCGATTGGGGCGGCAGGACGTCAGCCGTAG